The following coding sequences lie in one Komagataeibacter sucrofermentans DSM 15973 genomic window:
- the purC gene encoding phosphoribosylaminoimidazolesuccinocarboxamide synthase, which produces MGRRRQLYEGKAKILFEGPEPGTLVQYFKDDASAGNGAKKGIITGKGVLNNRISEHLMLRLHDIGIPTHFIRRLNMREQLIREVEIIPLEVVVRNVAAGSLSKRLGIQEGTRLPRPIIEFYYKNDALNDPMVSEEHITAFGWACPHDMEDIVALSMRVNDFLCGLFMGIGIILVDFKLEFGRLFEGDNMRIVLADEISPDNCRLWDAKTSEKLDKDRFRKDMGKVEEAYQEVAMRLGILPEATNSDMKGPEVMQ; this is translated from the coding sequence ATGGGCCGCCGCCGCCAGCTTTACGAAGGAAAAGCCAAGATCCTTTTCGAGGGCCCCGAGCCGGGCACGCTCGTGCAGTATTTCAAGGATGACGCCAGCGCCGGCAACGGCGCGAAAAAGGGCATCATCACCGGCAAGGGGGTGCTGAACAACCGTATCAGCGAACACCTCATGCTGCGCCTGCACGATATCGGGATTCCCACCCATTTCATCCGCCGCCTCAACATGCGTGAGCAGCTGATCCGCGAAGTCGAGATCATTCCGCTTGAGGTCGTGGTGCGCAACGTGGCGGCGGGCTCGCTGTCCAAGCGGCTGGGCATCCAGGAAGGCACGCGCCTGCCGCGCCCCATCATCGAGTTCTACTACAAGAACGATGCCCTGAACGACCCGATGGTAAGCGAAGAGCACATCACCGCATTCGGCTGGGCCTGCCCGCACGACATGGAAGACATCGTGGCGCTGAGCATGCGCGTGAACGACTTCCTGTGCGGCCTGTTCATGGGCATCGGCATCATTCTTGTCGATTTCAAGCTGGAATTCGGCCGCCTGTTCGAGGGCGACAACATGCGCATCGTTCTGGCGGATGAAATCTCGCCCGATAACTGCCGCCTGTGGGATGCCAAGACCAGCGAGAAGCTGGACAAGGACCGTTTCCGCAAGGACATGGGCAAGGTTGAAGAAGCTTATCAGGAAGTTGCGATGCGCCTGGGTATCCTGCCCGAGGCCACGAATTCCGACATGAAGGGACCGGAGGTAATGCAATGA
- a CDS encoding YjbE family putative metal transport protein (Members of this highly hydrophobic protein family,regularly are found preceded by the yybP-ykoY manganese riboswitch (see RF00080). A metal cation transport function is proposed.): MSAIFSPSSLYALAQVILIDVTLAGDNAIVVGMAVRNLPQKSRRIAILCGVLGAAVIRIGLALVAVRLLAIIGLTLAGGLLLMWVCWRMFREMRGDTHAETDTPAPGSLRNAIIRIIVADLSMSLDNVLAVAGAAGEHMGVLVSGLVISVVLMAVAASLIARLLERYKWISWVGLLVVLAVAIELIVKGGGEVWAHVGHGG, from the coding sequence ATGTCAGCCATTTTTTCTCCTTCCTCCCTTTACGCACTGGCCCAGGTTATCCTGATTGACGTGACCCTGGCGGGTGATAACGCCATCGTCGTGGGCATGGCGGTGCGCAACCTGCCGCAGAAGTCACGCCGAATCGCCATATTGTGCGGCGTGCTGGGGGCGGCGGTCATCCGCATCGGGCTGGCGCTGGTGGCGGTCAGGCTGCTGGCCATCATCGGGCTGACACTGGCGGGCGGCCTTCTGCTGATGTGGGTGTGCTGGCGCATGTTCCGCGAGATGCGCGGCGATACCCATGCCGAAACGGATACCCCTGCCCCCGGTTCCCTGCGTAACGCCATCATCCGCATCATCGTGGCCGACCTGTCCATGAGCCTGGACAACGTGCTGGCCGTGGCGGGGGCTGCGGGCGAGCATATGGGCGTGCTGGTGAGCGGGCTGGTCATATCGGTGGTGCTGATGGCGGTCGCGGCCTCGCTCATCGCCAGGCTGCTGGAGCGGTACAAATGGATTTCATGGGTGGGGCTGCTGGTAGTGCTCGCCGTGGCCATTGAACTCATCGTCAAGGGCGGTGGCGAGGTCTGGGCGCATGTGGGGCATGGCGGCTGA
- the grxD gene encoding Grx4 family monothiol glutaredoxin: MAETIAQRIQAQIDANPVMLYMKGDANFPQCGFSARVVQVLKHLGVPFKTENVLADAELRQGIKDFSNWPTVPQLYVKGEFIGGCDIVTEMYQTGELEKLLTEKGIATAAA, translated from the coding sequence ATGGCCGAAACAATCGCACAGCGCATTCAGGCGCAGATCGATGCCAACCCCGTCATGCTGTACATGAAGGGTGACGCCAACTTCCCGCAGTGCGGCTTCTCCGCGCGCGTGGTGCAGGTGCTCAAGCACCTTGGCGTGCCCTTCAAGACCGAGAACGTGCTGGCCGACGCCGAGCTGCGCCAGGGCATCAAGGACTTCTCGAACTGGCCCACCGTGCCGCAGCTTTACGTCAAGGGCGAGTTCATTGGCGGCTGCGACATCGTGACCGAGATGTACCAGACCGGCGAGCTTGAAAAGCTCCTGACCGAGAAGGGCATTGCCACCGCCGCTGCCTGA
- a CDS encoding BolA family protein yields the protein MAMTAQEIETYIREALPDAKITIDDLAGDGDHYACRVVSEAFRGLPRVRQHQLVYNALQGHMGGKLHALALQTQTPD from the coding sequence ATGGCAATGACGGCACAGGAAATCGAGACCTACATCCGCGAGGCTCTGCCGGATGCAAAGATCACGATCGATGATCTGGCGGGCGATGGCGACCACTATGCCTGCCGCGTGGTGAGCGAGGCCTTTCGCGGCCTGCCCCGCGTGCGGCAGCACCAGCTGGTCTACAACGCGCTGCAGGGGCACATGGGCGGCAAGCTGCACGCCCTGGCACTCCAGACCCAGACGCCCGACTGA
- a CDS encoding endonuclease/exonuclease/phosphatase family protein — MTLARPYLRLPSVQPRHGTPPRLDLTPPAREGDGVKVISWNLLRRIGATVRDVINLIHAERPDLLLMQEATVEIDTLPTLIGGHYARSPLPGRIHGLACWSPWPYRRQPLTCTLPAGTLIRRVAQVIECRSLVVANVHLSHGQLLNRRQLRRVVQLLPHQAAILGDFNQVGPALIRHFHDVGPRAPTHRMADMLPIRLDRCLVRGLTCTERHVIENYASDHRPISVTLRPSGSRAYR; from the coding sequence ATGACCCTTGCCCGCCCCTATCTCCGCCTGCCTTCCGTCCAGCCGCGCCACGGCACGCCGCCCCGGCTGGACCTGACCCCGCCCGCGCGTGAGGGCGATGGGGTCAAGGTCATCAGCTGGAACCTGCTGCGCCGCATTGGCGCCACGGTGCGCGACGTGATCAACCTGATCCACGCCGAGCGCCCGGACCTGCTGCTCATGCAGGAGGCTACGGTGGAAATCGACACCCTGCCCACCCTGATTGGCGGCCACTACGCGCGCTCGCCCCTGCCCGGCCGCATTCACGGGCTGGCGTGCTGGAGCCCGTGGCCCTATCGCCGCCAGCCGCTGACCTGCACCCTGCCCGCAGGCACGCTCATCCGCCGCGTGGCGCAGGTGATCGAATGCCGGTCGCTTGTGGTAGCCAACGTGCATCTTTCGCACGGGCAGCTACTCAATCGCCGTCAGTTGCGCCGCGTGGTGCAGTTGCTGCCACATCAGGCCGCCATATTGGGCGATTTCAATCAGGTTGGCCCGGCGCTGATCCGCCATTTTCATGATGTGGGGCCACGCGCCCCCACCCACCGCATGGCCGACATGCTGCCCATACGCCTCGATCGCTGCCTGGTGCGCGGCCTGACCTGCACCGAGCGGCATGTAATCGAGAACTATGCCTCCGACCACCGGCCCATATCGGTCACGTTGCGCCCCTCGGGCAGTCGCGCCTACAGGTAG
- the purB gene encoding adenylosuccinate lyase produces the protein MVPRYTRPVMAAIWSPENRYRIWFEIEALACEAMAEYGAIPAEAAKTIREKGDAAMAAFSQADLDRIDEIEAETRHDVIAFLTWLAEKVGPDSRFVHLGMTSSDVLDTCLSVQMVQATDLLLQDVDAVLAALKRRAFEHKYTLTIGRSHAIHAEPTSFGLKIAGHYAEFARNRERLVRAREEIAVCAISGAVGTYAHIDPRVEDYVAKKLGLKPEDVSTQVIPRDRHAAYFCALAVIASGIERLATEVRHLQRSEVREAEEFFHKGQKGSSAMPHKRNPVLSENLTGLARLVRSHVIPALENVALWHERDISHSSVERNICPDGTIGLDFALMRLAGMMEKLVVYPDQMQANIESLGGVVHSGEVLLALARAGILREDAYRIVQRNAMETWTKLGHKDGKTFRENLAADPEVAGRVPAEVLDAAMDSNAHLGKIDHTFTRVFGEAGPARS, from the coding sequence ATGGTACCGCGCTATACCCGCCCCGTCATGGCCGCCATCTGGTCCCCCGAGAACCGCTACCGCATCTGGTTCGAGATCGAGGCCCTCGCCTGCGAGGCCATGGCGGAATACGGCGCGATCCCAGCCGAGGCCGCCAAGACCATCCGCGAAAAGGGCGACGCCGCCATGGCCGCCTTCTCGCAGGCCGATCTTGACCGCATTGACGAGATCGAGGCCGAAACCCGCCACGATGTCATTGCCTTCCTGACCTGGCTAGCCGAGAAGGTCGGGCCGGACAGCCGCTTCGTGCATCTGGGCATGACCTCGTCGGATGTGCTCGACACCTGCCTGTCGGTGCAGATGGTGCAGGCGACAGACCTGCTTTTGCAGGATGTCGATGCCGTGCTCGCAGCGCTCAAGCGCCGCGCGTTCGAGCACAAATACACGCTCACCATCGGCCGCAGCCACGCCATCCACGCCGAGCCAACCTCATTTGGCCTGAAGATCGCGGGCCATTATGCCGAGTTCGCCCGCAACCGTGAGCGTCTGGTTCGCGCGCGTGAGGAAATTGCCGTCTGCGCCATTTCGGGCGCGGTGGGCACCTACGCCCATATCGACCCCCGCGTTGAGGACTACGTGGCGAAGAAGCTGGGCCTGAAGCCCGAGGACGTGTCCACCCAGGTCATCCCGCGTGACCGGCATGCGGCCTATTTCTGCGCGCTCGCGGTCATTGCCAGCGGCATCGAGCGGCTGGCCACCGAAGTGCGCCACCTCCAGCGCTCGGAAGTGCGCGAGGCGGAAGAGTTCTTCCACAAGGGGCAGAAGGGCTCCTCGGCCATGCCGCACAAGCGCAACCCCGTGCTGTCGGAAAACCTGACCGGCCTTGCGCGCCTGGTGCGCTCGCATGTCATTCCCGCGCTCGAGAACGTGGCGCTGTGGCACGAGCGTGACATCAGCCACTCCTCCGTCGAGCGTAACATCTGCCCCGATGGCACGATCGGCCTTGATTTCGCGCTCATGCGCCTTGCGGGCATGATGGAAAAGCTGGTGGTCTATCCCGACCAGATGCAGGCCAATATCGAGAGCCTCGGTGGCGTGGTGCATTCGGGCGAGGTGCTGCTGGCCCTTGCGCGCGCGGGCATCCTGCGTGAGGATGCGTACCGCATCGTACAGCGCAACGCCATGGAAACATGGACAAAGCTGGGCCACAAGGATGGAAAGACCTTCCGCGAGAATCTTGCCGCCGACCCCGAGGTTGCAGGCCGGGTTCCGGCGGAAGTGCTTGATGCGGCGATGGACAGCAATGCCCATCTGGGCAAGATCGACCACACCTTCACCCGCGTGTTTGGTGAGGCAGGCCCCGCACGGAGCTGA
- the purQ gene encoding phosphoribosylformylglycinamidine synthase subunit PurQ has product MKAAIVVFPGTNRERDMAIALRSVTGQAPAMVWHRDTALPEGLDLVVLPGGFSYGDYLRCGAMAAHAPIMAAIREFALRGGHILGVCNGFQILTEAQLLPGALLRNAALRFLSQDCWLRVERNDTPFTRHWARGDVYRTPMAHGDGNYIAEAETIRMLEDTGRVAFRYVAENGRLDAGDPQINPNGSMNAIAGVFSENLRICGMMPHPEDLVDPLMGGEDGKPLFTGLVEALVG; this is encoded by the coding sequence ATGAAGGCGGCGATTGTAGTTTTTCCCGGAACCAACCGGGAGCGTGACATGGCCATCGCGCTGCGCAGCGTGACCGGGCAGGCCCCGGCCATGGTCTGGCACCGTGATACGGCCCTGCCCGAAGGGCTGGACCTTGTGGTGCTGCCCGGCGGCTTCAGCTATGGCGATTACCTGCGCTGTGGCGCCATGGCAGCGCATGCGCCGATCATGGCGGCCATCCGTGAATTCGCGCTCAGAGGCGGGCATATCCTTGGCGTGTGCAACGGCTTCCAGATCCTGACCGAAGCGCAGCTCCTGCCCGGCGCGCTGCTGCGCAACGCGGCGCTGCGCTTCCTGTCGCAGGACTGCTGGCTGCGCGTGGAGCGTAACGACACGCCGTTCACCCGCCACTGGGCCAGGGGCGACGTGTACCGCACCCCCATGGCGCATGGCGATGGCAATTACATTGCCGAGGCCGAGACCATCCGCATGCTCGAAGATACCGGTCGCGTGGCCTTCCGCTATGTGGCGGAGAATGGCCGGCTCGACGCAGGCGACCCGCAGATCAACCCCAATGGCTCGATGAACGCCATTGCCGGTGTGTTCAGCGAGAACCTGCGCATCTGCGGCATGATGCCCCATCCGGAGGATCTGGTTGATCCGCTGATGGGCGGCGAGGATGGTAAACCCCTGTTTACGGGACTTGTGGAGGCTCTGGTCGGATGA
- a CDS encoding YraN family protein, producing the protein MTARPPALHRQRRGRRAFADGLAAEHAAMADLRARGWQVLLHRARTRWGEIDIVALRGGCLAFIEVKARPSLLAAGESIRPAQVTRIMNAAQALCAANPHWTYDSMRLDVCAVLPGNVIEWIPDAFRQY; encoded by the coding sequence ATGACAGCACGCCCGCCAGCCCTTCATCGCCAGCGCCGTGGCAGGCGCGCCTTTGCCGATGGCCTGGCTGCGGAACACGCCGCCATGGCTGATTTGCGGGCCAGAGGCTGGCAGGTGCTGCTGCACCGCGCCCGCACGCGATGGGGTGAAATTGATATCGTGGCCCTGCGCGGGGGCTGCCTGGCCTTTATCGAGGTCAAGGCGCGCCCTTCCCTGCTGGCAGCGGGCGAATCGATCCGGCCAGCCCAGGTCACGCGCATCATGAATGCGGCGCAGGCACTCTGTGCCGCCAACCCGCACTGGACCTATGACAGCATGCGCCTTGATGTCTGCGCGGTGCTGCCGGGCAATGTCATTGAATGGATACCGGACGCCTTCAGGCAATACTGA
- the purL gene encoding phosphoribosylformylglycinamidine synthase subunit PurL: MSAKAQRPVDEALAREFGLTAEEYGNVLSIMGRTPSFTELGIFSVMWSEHCSYKSSRAYLKTLPTTAPWVIHGPGENAGVVDIGNGLAAIFKMESHNHPSFIEPYQGAATGVGGILRDVFTMGARPVANLNALRFGDPNNPQTRRIVDGVVRGVGGYGNCVGVPTVGGEINFHPAYDGNPLVNAMTVGVARQDRIFLSAAAGVGNPVIYVGSKTGRDGIHGATMSSSEFDEDALAKRPTVQVGDPFVEKLLIEACLELMATDAIVAIQDMGAAGLTSSAVEMAGKGGVGIDLDLDHVPQRERGMTAYEMMLSESQERMLIVLRPDRTEQARAIFDKWELDFAIIGHLTDTGNIVIRHKGAVEAEIPLAPLADQAPVYHRPTAPAQKPQPMEPIIDPVGVEQALIRLIGCPDLASRAWVYNQYDSTVGGQTVRRPGAADAAIVKVEDTEIGLALTTDCTPRYCRANARLGGAQAVAEAWRNITATGARPLAVTDNLNFGSPEKPEVMGQFVDAIAGMGEACRALDFPVVSGNVSLYNETRAPDGSSQSILPTPAIGGLGVLENVRQAVGLEMPGGCDVMLLGETKGQLGQSIWLREILGAQDGEPPELDLAAERRNGDFVRGLILDGTVVACHDVADGGVLVAVTEMVMAGQAGCVLDAPQSGMRPEAFWFGEDQSRYIVAVRAGQALATLAAQAGVPCRRLGRSGGEGLTLPSGSTISKARLLAVHSEFFPRLMDR; encoded by the coding sequence ATGAGTGCAAAGGCACAACGCCCCGTTGATGAGGCACTGGCGCGCGAATTCGGCCTGACGGCGGAAGAATACGGCAATGTCCTGTCCATCATGGGCCGCACGCCCAGCTTTACGGAACTGGGCATCTTCTCGGTAATGTGGTCCGAGCACTGCTCGTACAAATCATCCCGCGCCTATCTCAAGACCCTGCCCACCACGGCGCCATGGGTCATCCACGGTCCCGGCGAGAACGCGGGCGTGGTTGATATCGGGAACGGACTGGCTGCCATCTTCAAGATGGAAAGCCACAACCACCCCTCCTTCATCGAACCCTATCAGGGCGCTGCCACCGGCGTGGGCGGCATCCTGCGTGATGTGTTCACCATGGGCGCGCGCCCCGTGGCCAACCTCAACGCCCTGCGCTTTGGCGACCCCAACAACCCGCAGACCCGCCGCATTGTTGATGGCGTGGTGCGTGGCGTGGGGGGCTACGGCAACTGCGTGGGCGTGCCCACGGTGGGCGGCGAGATCAACTTCCACCCCGCCTATGATGGCAACCCGCTCGTCAATGCCATGACCGTGGGCGTGGCCCGGCAGGACCGCATCTTCCTCTCGGCTGCGGCAGGTGTTGGCAACCCGGTGATCTATGTCGGCTCCAAGACGGGGCGCGACGGCATTCACGGGGCCACCATGTCGTCCTCGGAGTTTGATGAGGATGCGCTGGCCAAGCGCCCGACCGTGCAGGTGGGCGACCCGTTTGTTGAAAAGCTGCTGATCGAGGCCTGCCTTGAACTGATGGCGACCGACGCCATCGTGGCCATTCAGGACATGGGGGCGGCTGGCCTGACCTCTTCCGCCGTCGAGATGGCGGGCAAGGGCGGCGTTGGCATCGACCTCGACCTTGACCACGTGCCCCAGCGCGAACGCGGCATGACGGCGTATGAGATGATGCTGTCCGAGAGTCAGGAGCGCATGCTGATCGTGCTGCGCCCCGATCGCACCGAGCAGGCCCGCGCCATCTTTGACAAGTGGGAACTCGACTTCGCCATCATCGGCCACCTGACCGATACCGGCAATATCGTGATCCGCCACAAGGGCGCGGTCGAGGCCGAGATTCCGCTGGCCCCGCTGGCCGATCAGGCCCCGGTCTATCATCGCCCCACCGCGCCTGCGCAAAAGCCGCAGCCCATGGAGCCGATCATCGACCCCGTGGGCGTGGAACAGGCGCTGATCCGGTTGATCGGCTGCCCGGACCTTGCATCCCGCGCGTGGGTTTACAACCAGTATGACAGCACGGTGGGCGGCCAGACGGTGCGCAGGCCGGGGGCTGCCGATGCCGCGATCGTCAAGGTCGAGGATACGGAAATCGGCCTGGCGCTGACCACCGACTGCACGCCGCGCTACTGCCGCGCCAACGCCAGGCTGGGCGGTGCGCAGGCCGTGGCCGAGGCATGGCGCAACATCACGGCCACGGGTGCCCGCCCGCTGGCGGTGACTGACAACCTCAACTTCGGCTCGCCTGAAAAGCCGGAGGTGATGGGCCAGTTCGTCGATGCCATTGCCGGCATGGGCGAGGCATGCCGCGCGCTCGACTTCCCGGTCGTGAGCGGCAATGTCTCGCTTTATAACGAGACGCGGGCGCCTGATGGCTCATCGCAGTCCATCCTGCCCACGCCCGCCATTGGCGGCCTTGGCGTGCTGGAAAACGTGCGCCAGGCCGTTGGTCTGGAAATGCCCGGGGGCTGCGATGTCATGCTGCTTGGCGAGACGAAGGGCCAGCTTGGCCAGTCGATCTGGCTGCGCGAGATCCTTGGCGCGCAGGATGGCGAGCCGCCTGAACTCGATCTGGCCGCCGAACGGCGCAATGGCGATTTCGTGCGCGGGCTGATCCTTGATGGCACGGTTGTCGCCTGCCACGATGTGGCTGATGGCGGCGTGCTGGTGGCGGTGACCGAGATGGTCATGGCAGGGCAGGCGGGCTGCGTGCTCGATGCCCCGCAGTCAGGCATGCGCCCCGAGGCCTTCTGGTTCGGCGAGGATCAGTCGCGCTACATCGTGGCCGTGCGTGCCGGGCAGGCGCTTGCCACCCTTGCGGCGCAGGCAGGGGTGCCATGCCGCAGGCTGGGCCGTTCGGGCGGCGAGGGTTTGACATTGCCTAGCGGCTCCACAATATCCAAGGCGCGTCTGCTCGCGGTGCATTCCGAATTCTTTCCGCGACTGATGGACCGATAG
- the cls gene encoding cardiolipin synthase translates to MIFYSLTIWDLALLVLRLCFVVPVVIHVLLTKRDVGASIGWIGVTVLMPLTGGILYLMFGINRVHRRARRMAGQHPWRSRTMSSQWRCDEKGAFAPLGSMVGKLTGRPLLGGNAIEPMHDGDTVYPRMLDAINAAQRSVLLCSYIFRADSIGRQFCDALIAAHGRGVQVRVLVDGVGSGYFNCGVARILRRAGVPVGQFMHSMLPWRMPFINMRDHKKILVTDGLTGFMGGLNIGEENIAASRPTHLVSDTHFQLTGPVVHQLSEAFARDWAFTVGEELTAEIYFPPQPSCGETPGRIVTAGPDMDLEKIEYTMLQAFTMARHSIRLMTPYFLPDDRFLTELELASLRGIEVDIVVPAHSNHTLLDWARAANLPRFLDSGCRIWMARPPFNHSKLMVVDRHWSFVGSSNLDVRSLRLNFEINLETYDAALAGSLDAFIASHRHIRLTHHDLDRRPFVRKLRDAAARLMLPYL, encoded by the coding sequence ATGATCTTTTATTCCCTGACCATATGGGATCTGGCCCTGCTTGTGCTGCGGCTCTGTTTTGTGGTGCCGGTCGTGATCCATGTGCTCCTGACCAAGCGCGATGTCGGGGCCTCGATCGGCTGGATTGGCGTGACCGTGCTCATGCCGCTCACGGGCGGCATCCTTTACCTCATGTTCGGCATCAACCGCGTGCACCGGCGCGCACGACGCATGGCGGGGCAGCACCCGTGGCGCAGCCGCACCATGTCCTCGCAGTGGCGGTGCGACGAGAAGGGGGCCTTCGCCCCGCTCGGCTCCATGGTGGGCAAGCTGACCGGTCGGCCGCTGCTGGGTGGCAACGCCATCGAGCCGATGCATGATGGTGACACGGTCTACCCGCGCATGCTGGATGCCATCAACGCGGCGCAGCGCAGCGTGCTGCTGTGTTCCTATATTTTCCGCGCCGACAGCATCGGCCGCCAGTTCTGTGATGCGCTGATTGCAGCCCACGGGCGGGGGGTGCAGGTGCGCGTGCTGGTCGATGGCGTGGGGTCGGGGTATTTCAATTGCGGGGTGGCCCGCATCCTGCGCCGCGCCGGCGTGCCGGTAGGGCAGTTCATGCATTCCATGCTGCCGTGGCGCATGCCGTTCATCAACATGCGTGACCACAAGAAGATTCTGGTGACCGATGGGCTGACCGGCTTCATGGGCGGCCTGAACATCGGGGAGGAAAACATCGCCGCCTCCCGTCCCACGCATCTGGTATCCGATACGCATTTCCAGCTCACGGGCCCGGTCGTGCATCAACTGAGCGAGGCTTTCGCGCGGGACTGGGCCTTTACCGTGGGCGAGGAACTGACGGCTGAGATCTACTTCCCCCCCCAGCCCAGCTGTGGCGAAACGCCCGGCCGCATCGTGACCGCGGGGCCGGACATGGATCTGGAAAAGATCGAGTACACCATGCTCCAGGCCTTCACCATGGCGCGGCACAGCATCCGGCTCATGACGCCCTATTTCCTGCCTGATGACCGGTTCCTCACCGAACTGGAACTGGCCTCGCTGCGTGGCATCGAGGTGGATATCGTGGTGCCCGCGCATAGCAACCACACCCTGCTGGACTGGGCGCGCGCGGCCAACCTGCCGCGCTTTCTGGATTCGGGGTGCCGGATCTGGATGGCGCGGCCGCCTTTCAACCATTCCAAGCTCATGGTGGTGGACCGGCACTGGTCGTTCGTGGGCAGTTCCAACCTTGATGTGCGCAGCCTGCGCCTGAACTTCGAGATCAACCTCGAAACCTATGACGCCGCGCTGGCAGGCTCCCTTGATGCGTTTATCGCCAGCCACCGCCATATCAGGCTCACGCACCATGATCTCGACCGCCGCCCGTTCGTGCGCAAGCTGCGCGATGCGGCAGCGCGCCTCATGCTGCCCTACCTGTAG
- the purS gene encoding phosphoribosylformylglycinamidine synthase subunit PurS — protein MKVRVTVMLKEGVLDPQGKAVEHALHVLDFGNVGEVRIGRVIELEIDETDRERARAQADAMARALLANLVIEDFTTEVVG, from the coding sequence ATGAAGGTGCGCGTGACCGTCATGCTGAAGGAAGGCGTGCTCGACCCGCAGGGCAAGGCCGTGGAACATGCGCTGCATGTGCTCGATTTTGGCAATGTGGGCGAGGTGCGCATTGGCCGCGTGATCGAGCTTGAAATTGATGAGACCGACCGCGAGCGCGCCCGCGCGCAGGCTGATGCCATGGCGCGCGCCCTGCTGGCCAATCTCGTGATCGAGGATTTCACCACGGAGGTCGTTGGATGA
- a CDS encoding Rap1a/Tai family immunity protein, whose translation MKIARLLALGCVLAVGLPAAHASAQRVSRLDGARLGSLCTKPAGTGICDAYISGLADSVTLAHLFDRNVEKDSKDVPAFCITPATPTADMRGKVVNWMKAHRDDLNRPAGEVVFTALHESYPCGGGK comes from the coding sequence ATGAAGATCGCCCGCCTTCTTGCCCTTGGCTGCGTGCTGGCCGTGGGCCTGCCTGCGGCCCATGCATCCGCCCAGCGCGTCTCGCGCCTTGATGGCGCGCGGCTCGGCTCGCTGTGCACCAAGCCCGCAGGCACCGGCATCTGTGATGCCTACATCTCCGGCCTGGCGGATTCGGTAACGCTTGCGCACCTTTTCGATCGCAATGTGGAAAAGGACAGCAAGGACGTTCCGGCCTTCTGCATCACACCCGCCACGCCCACGGCGGACATGCGCGGCAAGGTCGTGAACTGGATGAAGGCGCACCGCGACGACCTGAACCGCCCGGCGGGCGAGGTCGTGTTTACGGCGCTGCATGAATCCTATCCCTGCGGCGGCGGCAAATGA
- a CDS encoding NRDE family protein produces the protein MCTVVISHDPDQDWPLLMAANRDERLDRPWLPPGRHWADQPNVIGGQDQVAGGSWLTLNDAGVVAGIMNRVGSLGPMPGKNSRGALPLLAGRFDTARAAVEHIATIDAGAWRSFNMIVADRADAFFIRGPGYGQPQIEALAPGVHMVATTDPDDMGMPRIARHLPRFRAAHRPVPPEWAAWTTLLADRSLPAGSELNIPPRSGFGTCSSSAIGVAGDGRRSWFFAAGAPDRVGYQPIDLGAPQPRA, from the coding sequence GTGTGCACAGTCGTCATTTCCCACGATCCGGATCAGGACTGGCCGCTGCTCATGGCGGCCAACCGTGACGAACGCCTCGACCGGCCCTGGCTGCCGCCGGGGCGGCACTGGGCCGACCAGCCCAACGTCATTGGCGGGCAGGACCAGGTGGCCGGGGGCTCGTGGCTCACGCTCAATGATGCAGGCGTTGTGGCAGGCATCATGAACCGCGTGGGTAGCCTCGGCCCCATGCCGGGCAAGAACTCGCGGGGCGCGCTGCCGCTGCTGGCAGGCCGGTTTGATACGGCGCGGGCGGCGGTGGAACACATTGCCACCATCGATGCAGGGGCATGGCGCTCGTTCAACATGATCGTGGCGGACCGGGCGGATGCGTTCTTCATCCGTGGCCCCGGTTATGGCCAGCCGCAAATCGAGGCGCTCGCGCCCGGCGTGCACATGGTCGCCACCACCGACCCCGATGACATGGGCATGCCGCGCATTGCCCGCCACCTGCCGCGCTTTCGGGCAGCGCACCGGCCCGTGCCGCCGGAATGGGCAGCCTGGACCACGCTGCTCGCCGACCGCTCGCTGCCTGCGGGCAGTGAACTCAACATCCCGCCGCGCTCGGGTTTTGGCACGTGCAGTTCATCGGCCATCGGGGTGGCAGGCGATGGCCGCCGGTCGTGGTTCTTTGCCGCAGGGGCCCCGGACCGCGTGGGCTACCAGCCCATAGACCTCGGGGCGCCACAGCCACGGGCCTGA